From Micromonospora nigra, one genomic window encodes:
- a CDS encoding cystathionine beta-synthase, which translates to MQYYDNVVDMIGNTPLVRLRNVTEGIRATVLAKVEYLNPGGSVKDRIALRMVEDAERAGILKPGGTIVEPTSGNTGVGLALVAQLRGYRCVFVCPDKVSQDKQDVLRAYGAEVVVCPTAVAPEDPRSYYNVSDRLAREIPGAWKPNQYANPANPRSHYETTGPELWKQTEGRITHFVAGVGTGGTISGIGRYLKEASEGRVRVVGADPEGSVYSGGTGRPYLVEGVGEDFWPETYDRSVADEIVEVSDKASFEMTRRLAREEGLLVGGSCGMAVVAALEVARKAGPDDVVVVLLPDSGKGYLSKIFNDAWMARYGFLDHGGTEPTVADALDSKPGGLPELVHVHPTETVRDAIDYMREYGVSQLPVLKAEPPVVTGEVAGSIAEKDLLDALFTGQAQLHDTIERHMADPLPMIGGGQPVHEAVNLLEKSDAALVLVDGKPKGVLTRQDLLAHLGAR; encoded by the coding sequence GTGCAGTACTACGACAACGTCGTCGACATGATCGGCAACACCCCGCTGGTGCGGCTGCGCAACGTCACGGAGGGCATCCGGGCGACGGTCCTGGCCAAGGTGGAGTACCTCAATCCGGGCGGTTCGGTCAAGGACCGGATCGCGCTGCGGATGGTGGAGGACGCCGAGCGGGCCGGGATCCTGAAGCCCGGCGGCACCATCGTCGAGCCGACCAGCGGCAACACCGGCGTCGGCCTGGCCCTGGTGGCCCAGCTGCGGGGCTACCGGTGTGTCTTCGTCTGCCCGGACAAGGTCAGCCAGGACAAGCAGGACGTGCTGCGGGCGTACGGTGCCGAGGTGGTGGTCTGCCCGACCGCCGTCGCGCCGGAGGACCCGCGTTCCTACTACAACGTCTCCGACCGGCTGGCCCGGGAGATCCCCGGCGCGTGGAAGCCGAACCAGTACGCCAACCCGGCGAACCCGCGCTCCCACTACGAGACCACCGGCCCGGAGCTGTGGAAGCAGACCGAGGGGCGGATCACCCACTTCGTGGCGGGCGTCGGCACCGGCGGCACCATCTCCGGCATCGGCCGCTACCTGAAGGAGGCGTCCGAGGGGCGGGTCCGGGTCGTCGGCGCCGACCCGGAGGGGTCGGTCTACTCCGGTGGCACCGGCCGTCCCTACCTGGTGGAGGGCGTCGGCGAGGACTTCTGGCCGGAGACGTACGACCGGAGCGTCGCCGACGAGATCGTCGAGGTCTCCGACAAGGCGTCGTTCGAGATGACCCGGCGCCTGGCCCGCGAGGAGGGGCTGCTGGTCGGTGGCTCCTGCGGCATGGCCGTGGTGGCCGCGCTGGAGGTGGCCCGCAAGGCCGGGCCGGACGACGTGGTCGTGGTGCTGCTTCCGGACAGCGGCAAGGGCTACCTGTCCAAGATCTTCAACGACGCCTGGATGGCCCGGTACGGATTCCTCGACCACGGCGGCACCGAGCCGACCGTCGCGGACGCCCTGGACAGCAAGCCCGGTGGCCTGCCCGAACTGGTGCACGTGCACCCCACCGAGACCGTCCGGGACGCCATCGACTACATGCGCGAGTACGGCGTCTCCCAACTGCCGGTCCTCAAGGCCGAGCCGCCCGTGGTCACCGGGGAGGTGGCCGGTTCGATCGCCGAGAAGGACCTGCTCGACGCGCTGTTCACCGGGCAGGCGCAACTGCACGACACCATCGAGCGGCACATGGCCGACCCGCTGCCGATGATCGGTGGCGGCCAGCCGGTGCACGAGGCGGTCAACCTGCTGGAGAAGTCGGACGCGGCGCTGGTGCTGGTCGACGGCAAGCCCAAGGGCGTGCTGACCCGTCAGGACCTGCTGGCCCACCTCGGCGCCCGCTGA
- a CDS encoding YkvA family protein: MGKSLKRGAAFAALGRAMMSGARGGPSLGARLAALPRMIAATARGEYDGGLRLAMMTAATAYILSPLDLVPEMFLAVFGLLDDAVMVTWLAGAVLGETERFLEWETRRSSTVPGHVVS; this comes from the coding sequence ATGGGGAAGTCACTGAAGCGCGGGGCGGCGTTCGCCGCGCTGGGTCGGGCCATGATGTCGGGAGCGCGGGGTGGGCCGTCGCTGGGTGCCCGCCTCGCGGCGCTGCCCCGGATGATCGCCGCGACGGCCCGGGGGGAGTACGACGGGGGCCTGCGCCTGGCGATGATGACGGCGGCGACGGCGTACATCCTGTCACCGCTGGACCTGGTGCCGGAGATGTTCCTGGCGGTGTTCGGCCTCCTCGACGACGCGGTGATGGTCACCTGGCTGGCGGGTGCGGTGCTCGGCGAGACCGAGCGTTTCCTGGAGTGGGAGACGCGGCGCAGCTCGACGGTCCCCGGCCACGTCGTGTCCTGA
- a CDS encoding GNAT family N-acetyltransferase — protein sequence MTVTLRSATPHDLMAVGALHQRSRVAAYSSFLPPEALADPTPEAMGRYWVERWVWEQSTHRMTVAERDGVLAGFSYLGPDDEDEPDTGLLCAIHLAPAERGRGVGRQLMVDALADMRARGWRRAVLWVLRDNAHARRFYERGGWQPTGVQQPEMIGPVSTPQLRYARPL from the coding sequence GTGACCGTCACGCTGCGTTCCGCGACACCGCACGACCTGATGGCCGTGGGTGCCCTGCACCAGCGCTCACGGGTCGCCGCGTACTCGTCGTTCCTGCCGCCCGAGGCCCTGGCCGACCCGACGCCGGAGGCGATGGGCCGGTACTGGGTCGAGCGGTGGGTCTGGGAGCAGAGCACCCACCGGATGACGGTGGCCGAACGCGACGGCGTCCTGGCGGGGTTCAGCTACCTCGGCCCCGACGACGAGGACGAGCCCGACACGGGGCTGCTGTGCGCCATCCACCTCGCCCCGGCTGAACGCGGCCGGGGCGTCGGCCGGCAACTCATGGTCGACGCCCTGGCCGACATGCGGGCGCGGGGCTGGCGGCGCGCGGTGCTGTGGGTGCTGCGGGACAATGCCCACGCCCGCCGTTTCTACGAGCGTGGTGGCTGGCAGCCGACGGGGGTGCAGCAGCCGGAGATGATCGGCCCGGTGAGCACCCCGCAACTGCGCTACGCCCGCCCGCTGTGA
- a CDS encoding ribonuclease Z translates to MSMRELVVLGTASQAPTRARNHNGYVLRWDDEVILFDPGEGSQRQLLHTTVTATDLTRICVTHFHGDHCLGLPGTIQRLSLDRVPHPVAVHFPAGGADYFARLRHASSFHETAELAVEPIGADGQRIALRRGTLEARRLRHPIETYGYRLVEPDGCRMLPERLAAYGIAGPAVGEVQRVGHLDLDGRRVTREEVSVPRPGQRFAFVMDTGLCDGVYALAEHADLLVIESTFLESEAALAAEVGHLTAAQAARVAAESGVRRLVLTHFSQRYADTRRFADEARAHFDGDLVIAEDLTTVQVPPRRVPSDG, encoded by the coding sequence GTGTCGATGCGCGAGCTGGTGGTGCTCGGGACGGCCAGCCAGGCCCCCACCCGGGCGCGCAACCACAACGGGTACGTGCTGCGCTGGGACGACGAGGTGATCCTCTTCGACCCGGGCGAGGGCAGCCAACGGCAGCTGCTGCACACCACGGTCACCGCCACCGACCTGACCCGGATCTGCGTCACCCACTTCCACGGCGACCACTGCCTCGGCCTGCCCGGCACGATCCAGCGGCTCTCACTGGACCGGGTGCCCCACCCGGTGGCGGTGCACTTTCCCGCCGGTGGTGCCGACTACTTCGCCCGGCTGCGGCACGCCAGTTCCTTCCACGAGACCGCCGAACTGGCCGTCGAGCCGATCGGGGCGGACGGGCAGCGGATCGCGCTGCGCCGCGGCACGCTGGAGGCCCGCCGGCTGCGGCACCCGATCGAGACGTACGGCTACCGGCTGGTCGAGCCCGACGGGTGCCGGATGTTGCCGGAGCGGCTGGCCGCGTACGGCATCGCCGGCCCGGCGGTCGGTGAGGTGCAGCGCGTCGGTCACCTCGACCTCGACGGCCGCCGCGTCACCCGCGAGGAGGTGAGCGTGCCCCGGCCGGGGCAGCGGTTCGCCTTCGTGATGGACACCGGCCTCTGCGACGGGGTGTACGCCCTCGCCGAGCACGCCGACCTGCTGGTCATCGAGTCGACGTTCCTGGAGTCCGAGGCCGCGCTGGCCGCCGAGGTCGGTCACCTCACGGCCGCCCAGGCCGCTCGGGTGGCGGCCGAGTCGGGTGTACGCCGGCTCGTGCTCACCCACTTCTCCCAGCGGTACGCCGACACCCGCCGCTTCGCCGACGAGGCCCGCGCCCACTTCGACGGCGACCTGGTGATCGCCGAGGATCTGACCACGGTGCAGGTCCCGCCCCGGCGGGTACCGTCGGACGGGTGA
- a CDS encoding osmoprotectant NAGGN system M42 family peptidase: protein MTARTPVPAPLKLDMDYLQQVLIELLEIPSPSGRTDHVQQYVGERLFALGIRSTLTRRGALSACLPGPRETGADRAIVVHTDTIGGMVKRLKENGRLELNQIGTHSARFAEGAHVRIFTDDLDRVITGQVLPLKASGHRYNEGVDLQGIGWEQVEVRVDEPVHDIAGLRALGIDAGDFVAFLPNPQITPSGYVKSRHLDDKAGVAAVLTAFKAMVDAGVTPAVTAHLLVTVTEEIGHGASHGLDPDVAEIVSVDAAVAAPGQQSREDAATLAMGDGVGPFDYHLTRNLAAIAREHGVDLVRDVFEYYRSDVAAAVEAGAHARVALLGFGVDATHGHERTHIEGLRQLTQLLCLYLQSDLVFPEWDAEPEGILADFPSLAVQPASEDGPREGPIGIADPS from the coding sequence ATGACCGCTCGCACTCCCGTTCCCGCTCCACTGAAGCTCGACATGGACTACCTCCAGCAGGTGCTGATCGAACTGCTGGAGATCCCCAGTCCGTCGGGGCGTACCGACCACGTGCAGCAGTACGTGGGCGAACGCCTCTTCGCCCTGGGGATCCGCTCCACCCTCACCCGTCGGGGTGCGCTGAGCGCCTGCCTGCCCGGCCCCCGGGAGACCGGGGCCGACCGGGCGATCGTCGTGCACACCGACACGATCGGCGGCATGGTGAAGCGGCTGAAGGAGAACGGGCGGCTGGAACTGAACCAGATCGGCACACACAGCGCCCGGTTCGCCGAGGGCGCCCACGTGCGGATCTTCACCGACGACCTGGATCGGGTGATCACCGGGCAGGTGCTGCCGCTCAAGGCCAGCGGGCACCGCTACAACGAGGGCGTCGACCTCCAGGGCATCGGCTGGGAGCAGGTCGAGGTGCGGGTGGACGAGCCCGTACACGACATCGCGGGCCTGCGGGCGCTGGGCATCGACGCGGGCGACTTCGTGGCCTTCCTGCCCAACCCGCAGATCACCCCCTCCGGGTACGTGAAGTCCCGGCACCTCGACGACAAGGCCGGCGTGGCGGCGGTGCTGACCGCGTTCAAGGCGATGGTCGACGCCGGTGTCACCCCGGCGGTCACCGCCCACCTGTTGGTCACCGTCACCGAGGAGATCGGCCACGGGGCGTCGCACGGCCTCGACCCGGACGTCGCGGAGATCGTCTCGGTGGACGCGGCGGTGGCCGCCCCCGGCCAGCAGTCCCGGGAGGACGCGGCCACCCTCGCCATGGGCGACGGGGTGGGACCCTTCGACTACCACCTGACCCGCAACCTGGCCGCGATCGCCCGGGAGCACGGGGTGGATCTGGTGCGGGACGTGTTCGAGTACTACCGCTCGGACGTGGCGGCGGCGGTGGAGGCCGGGGCGCACGCCCGGGTGGCGCTGCTCGGCTTCGGCGTGGACGCCACCCACGGCCACGAGCGCACCCACATCGAGGGTCTGCGCCAGCTCACCCAGTTGCTCTGCCTGTATCTCCAGAGCGACCTGGTGTTCCCCGAGTGGGACGCCGAACCGGAGGGCATCCTGGCGGACTTCCCGTCGCTCGCGGTGCAGCCGGCCAGCGAGGACGGCCCCCGGGAGGGCCCGATCGGCATCGCCGACCCCTCCTGA
- a CDS encoding SGNH/GDSL hydrolase family protein, producing MTGQPVARQLVARFGRAAAISLFAGTAGGAAVLAGQAVVARSRRYAQPELGLALRATIGRAGAPPLRLVLLGDSSALGVGVERLDDTIGGQLANLLAEGPTGRRVHLSSVGVSGSRSTDLATQVARALLGERPDVAVILVGANDATSARRPADAAAYLGAAVHRLRDADVEVVVGTCPDLGAVRAIAPPLRQVVGWFGRQVARAQTAAVLDAGGTVVDLATETGPVFRADPGTLCHDGYHPSADGYRVWAHALLPAVAAAAAVASRN from the coding sequence GTGACCGGGCAGCCGGTGGCCCGGCAGCTCGTGGCCCGGTTCGGTCGCGCGGCGGCGATCTCCCTGTTCGCCGGCACGGCGGGCGGGGCGGCCGTGCTCGCGGGGCAGGCGGTCGTGGCCCGCAGCCGGCGGTACGCCCAACCCGAGCTGGGGCTGGCGCTGCGCGCCACGATCGGTCGGGCCGGCGCGCCGCCGCTGCGCCTGGTGCTGCTCGGCGACTCGTCCGCCCTCGGCGTGGGGGTGGAGCGCCTCGACGACACAATCGGCGGGCAGCTGGCCAACCTGCTCGCCGAGGGGCCCACGGGCCGGCGGGTCCACCTGTCCAGCGTCGGCGTCTCGGGCTCCCGGTCGACCGACCTCGCCACCCAGGTCGCCCGCGCGCTGCTCGGCGAGCGGCCCGACGTCGCTGTCATCCTGGTCGGGGCGAACGACGCCACCAGCGCCCGGCGGCCGGCCGATGCCGCCGCCTACCTCGGCGCGGCCGTGCACCGGCTGCGCGACGCGGACGTGGAGGTCGTGGTCGGCACCTGTCCCGACCTCGGGGCGGTACGCGCCATCGCGCCGCCGCTGCGGCAGGTGGTCGGCTGGTTCGGACGGCAGGTCGCGCGGGCCCAGACGGCCGCCGTGCTCGACGCCGGCGGCACGGTGGTCGACCTGGCCACGGAGACGGGACCGGTCTTCCGGGCCGACCCGGGGACACTCTGCCACGATGGCTATCACCCGTCAGCGGACGGATACCGCGTGTGGGCGCACGCCCTGCTGCCAGCGGTGGCGGCAGCCGCCGCCGTGGCGTCCCGGAACTGA
- a CDS encoding acetyl-CoA C-acetyltransferase produces the protein MPTESSRDAVIVATARSPIGRAHKGSLRDVRPDDLAATVVRAALDKVPQLDPTEIDDLYLGCGLPGGEQGFNMARVVATLMGLDGLPGATLTRYCASSLQTTRMAMHAIRAGEGDVFISAGVETVSRYARGNSDGLPPEAQALVGGGWENPRFAAAQERSKARAQGGAEVWTDPRESGELPDIYLTMGQTAENLAQVYDVTRADMDEFGVRSQNLAEKAIADGFWAREITPVTTPDGTVVSTDDGPRAGVTLEAVAGLKPVFRPDGRITAGNCCPLNDGAAAVVIMSAQRAKDLGLTPLARIVSTGVTALSPEIMGLGPVEASQQALGRAGMTIDDVDLVEINEAFAAQVIPSYRQLGIPEEKLNVMGGAIAVGHPFGMTGARITGTLLNALDWHDKSIGLETMCVGGGQGMAMVLERLS, from the coding sequence ATGCCGACTGAGTCGTCCCGCGACGCCGTCATCGTCGCCACCGCCCGCTCCCCCATCGGCCGGGCCCACAAGGGGTCCCTGCGCGACGTCCGCCCGGACGACCTCGCCGCGACCGTCGTCCGGGCCGCCCTGGACAAGGTGCCCCAGCTCGACCCGACCGAAATCGACGACCTCTACCTCGGGTGCGGCCTGCCCGGCGGCGAGCAGGGCTTCAACATGGCCCGGGTGGTGGCCACCCTGATGGGCCTCGACGGCCTGCCGGGAGCCACGCTCACCCGATACTGCGCGTCCTCCCTGCAGACCACCCGGATGGCGATGCACGCGATCCGGGCCGGTGAGGGTGACGTCTTCATCTCCGCCGGCGTCGAGACCGTCTCCCGGTATGCCCGGGGCAACTCCGACGGCCTGCCCCCGGAGGCGCAGGCCCTGGTCGGCGGCGGCTGGGAGAACCCGCGCTTCGCCGCCGCCCAGGAACGCTCGAAGGCCCGCGCGCAGGGCGGTGCCGAGGTGTGGACCGACCCGCGCGAGTCCGGTGAGCTGCCCGACATCTACCTGACGATGGGGCAGACCGCCGAGAACCTGGCCCAGGTGTACGACGTCACCCGCGCCGACATGGACGAGTTCGGCGTACGCAGCCAGAACCTCGCGGAGAAGGCCATCGCCGACGGCTTCTGGGCCCGGGAGATCACCCCGGTGACCACGCCGGACGGCACCGTCGTCAGCACCGACGACGGCCCCCGGGCCGGCGTCACGCTGGAGGCGGTCGCCGGCCTGAAGCCGGTCTTCCGACCGGACGGCCGGATCACCGCCGGCAACTGCTGCCCGCTCAACGACGGCGCCGCCGCGGTGGTCATCATGAGCGCCCAGCGGGCGAAGGACCTGGGCCTCACTCCGCTGGCCCGGATCGTCTCCACCGGCGTCACCGCCCTGTCGCCGGAGATCATGGGCCTCGGCCCGGTCGAGGCTTCCCAGCAGGCCCTCGGGCGGGCCGGCATGACCATCGACGACGTCGACCTGGTGGAGATCAATGAGGCGTTCGCCGCGCAGGTCATCCCGTCGTACCGGCAGCTGGGCATCCCCGAGGAGAAGCTGAACGTGATGGGCGGCGCCATCGCCGTGGGCCACCCGTTCGGCATGACCGGCGCCCGGATCACCGGCACCCTGCTCAACGCGCTCGACTGGCACGACAAGAGCATCGGCCTGGAGACCATGTGCGTCGGCGGCGGCCAGGGCATGGCGATGGTGCTGGAGCGGCTCAGCTGA
- the ngg gene encoding N-acetylglutaminylglutamine synthetase, whose product MSDTLATGVARADRSRGKGRRYERVGPGGDPIAASSDTESPAGPRRSGGDGVLLDCGWGRLVFGQTFADQAAVADVLRSEAAGARDICIYLRDPHVLVSRLPDELFIDPSLTYRLPLGGTRRGPGTGSGTSEEAGTADTPAPLGDQNDLPGVRIRRLRDAADADAVNRIYAANSMVTAPVDVLVDNARTDRFLHLVAESATGEIVGTITGIDHVAVFDDPDNGASLWCLTVDFNQAPPGTGQALITELATRLVARGRAYVDLSVLAENDGAIRLYERLGFYRTATLCVKRKNPINERLFLPALPEGYDRLNPYARIVADEAMRRGIRVEVTDPTWGELRLSNGGRTILTRESLSELTSAVALSRCDDKRVTRRILVEAGLAVPRGRTATGDEADAAFLAEVGQLVVKPARGEQGNGITVGVRTPEALSAAVELAARFCPEVLLEELCTGDDLRVIVIDHEVVAAAVRRPAAITGDGVHDIAELIERQSRRRAAATGGESRIPLDDMTREVVAEAGYDLRDVLPEGQLLVVRRTANLHTGGTIHDVTGELHPVIAEACVTASRALDIPVTGLDLLVPAPDQPEHVFIEANERPGLANHEPQPTAERFVDLLFPGTRAPQRLWSPAGAASSGA is encoded by the coding sequence GTGAGCGACACCCTCGCGACCGGGGTCGCCCGCGCCGACCGGAGCCGGGGCAAGGGCCGGCGGTACGAGCGGGTCGGGCCGGGCGGCGATCCGATCGCCGCCAGCAGCGACACCGAGTCCCCCGCCGGTCCGCGCCGCAGCGGCGGCGACGGCGTGTTGCTCGACTGCGGCTGGGGGCGGCTCGTCTTCGGGCAGACCTTCGCCGACCAGGCGGCCGTCGCCGACGTGCTGCGCTCCGAAGCAGCCGGCGCCCGGGACATCTGCATCTACCTGCGCGACCCGCACGTGCTGGTCTCCCGGCTGCCTGACGAGCTGTTCATCGACCCGTCGCTGACCTACCGCCTGCCGCTGGGCGGCACCCGGCGCGGCCCCGGGACCGGCAGCGGGACCAGCGAGGAGGCCGGCACCGCCGACACCCCGGCCCCCCTCGGCGACCAGAACGACCTGCCCGGGGTACGCATCCGCCGGCTCCGCGACGCCGCCGACGCCGACGCCGTGAACCGGATCTACGCCGCGAACAGCATGGTCACCGCCCCGGTCGACGTGCTCGTCGACAACGCCCGCACCGACCGGTTCCTGCACCTGGTGGCCGAATCGGCCACCGGGGAGATCGTCGGCACGATCACCGGCATCGACCACGTGGCGGTCTTCGACGACCCGGACAACGGCGCGAGTCTGTGGTGCCTGACCGTCGACTTCAACCAGGCCCCACCCGGCACCGGCCAGGCGCTGATCACCGAACTGGCGACCCGCCTGGTCGCGCGGGGGCGCGCGTACGTCGACCTGTCGGTCCTCGCCGAGAACGACGGAGCGATCCGGCTCTACGAGCGGCTCGGTTTCTACCGCACCGCCACGCTGTGCGTGAAGCGGAAGAACCCGATCAACGAGCGGCTGTTCCTGCCGGCCCTGCCGGAGGGCTACGACCGGCTCAACCCGTACGCCCGGATCGTGGCCGACGAGGCGATGCGCCGGGGCATCCGGGTGGAGGTGACCGACCCGACCTGGGGGGAACTGCGGCTGTCGAACGGCGGCCGGACGATCCTCACCCGCGAGTCGCTGTCCGAGCTGACCTCGGCGGTGGCGTTGAGCCGGTGCGACGACAAGCGGGTCACCCGCCGGATCCTCGTCGAGGCCGGCCTGGCGGTGCCGCGCGGGCGCACCGCCACCGGTGACGAGGCCGACGCGGCCTTCCTCGCCGAGGTGGGTCAACTGGTGGTCAAGCCGGCCCGGGGTGAGCAGGGCAACGGCATCACCGTCGGCGTACGGACGCCGGAGGCGCTGTCCGCCGCCGTCGAGCTGGCCGCCCGGTTCTGCCCCGAGGTGCTGCTGGAGGAGCTGTGCACCGGGGACGACCTGCGGGTGATCGTGATCGACCACGAGGTGGTGGCGGCCGCCGTGCGCCGGCCCGCCGCGATCACCGGGGACGGGGTGCACGACATCGCCGAGCTGATCGAACGGCAGAGCCGCCGCCGTGCCGCCGCGACGGGCGGTGAGTCCCGCATCCCGCTGGACGACATGACCCGCGAGGTGGTCGCCGAGGCCGGGTACGACCTGCGTGACGTGCTGCCCGAGGGGCAGCTGCTGGTGGTACGCCGGACCGCGAACCTGCACACCGGCGGCACGATCCACGACGTCACCGGCGAACTGCACCCGGTGATCGCCGAGGCGTGCGTGACCGCCAGCCGGGCACTGGACATCCCGGTCACCGGTCTGGACCTGCTGGTTCCCGCGCCCGACCAGCCCGAGCACGTCTTCATCGAGGCCAACGAGCGGCCCGGCCTGGCCAACCACGAGCCGCAGCCCACGGCCGAGCGCTTCGTCGACCTGCTCTTCCCCGGGACACGGGCACCTCAGCGGCTGTGGTCGCCGGCGGGTGCGGCAAGCTCTGGGGCATGA
- a CDS encoding Bax inhibitor-1/YccA family protein: protein MKTSNPVLARLGQAAERERSAGYAPTGPYGQPGYPQQYPTGAGYPAAPPAVTPMSIDDVVVKTVTLLGILGISAAAAWVLVPDALLGVAWIGAAVVGLVLGLIISFSRMANPALVVAYAVVEGVLVGALSKFFESMYDGIVLQAVTATFGVFFVMAMLYKAKVIRATPKFVKGMIAIMAGLFAVMMINLVLALFGVNTGLRDGSPLAIGFSIVCIVVASLSFVLSFKEVEDGVRMGLPQRYSWVAAFGILVSLIWLYIEMLRLLSYFQGDD, encoded by the coding sequence GTGAAGACTTCGAACCCGGTGCTCGCCCGGCTCGGCCAGGCGGCCGAGCGGGAGCGCTCCGCCGGGTACGCCCCGACCGGGCCCTACGGACAGCCCGGCTACCCCCAGCAGTACCCGACGGGTGCCGGCTACCCGGCCGCCCCGCCGGCCGTCACCCCCATGTCGATCGACGACGTGGTGGTCAAGACCGTCACGCTCCTCGGCATCCTCGGCATCTCCGCCGCGGCGGCCTGGGTGCTGGTGCCCGACGCCCTGCTGGGCGTCGCCTGGATCGGCGCGGCCGTCGTCGGACTGGTGCTCGGCCTGATCATCTCGTTCTCGCGGATGGCGAACCCGGCGCTGGTCGTCGCGTACGCCGTCGTCGAGGGCGTGCTCGTCGGCGCGCTCAGCAAGTTCTTCGAGTCGATGTACGACGGCATCGTGCTCCAGGCGGTGACCGCGACCTTCGGCGTCTTCTTCGTGATGGCGATGCTCTACAAGGCGAAGGTCATCCGGGCGACCCCGAAGTTCGTCAAGGGCATGATCGCGATCATGGCGGGCCTCTTCGCCGTGATGATGATCAACCTGGTGCTGGCGTTGTTCGGGGTGAACACCGGCCTGCGCGACGGCAGCCCGCTGGCCATCGGCTTCAGCATCGTCTGCATCGTGGTGGCCTCGCTGAGCTTCGTGCTCAGCTTCAAGGAGGTCGAGGACGGCGTCCGGATGGGGCTGCCGCAGCGCTACTCCTGGGTGGCTGCCTTCGGCATCCTGGTCAGCCTGATCTGGCTCTACATCGAGATGCTGCGTCTGTTGAGCTACTTCCAGGGCGACGACTGA